The genomic segment GAGACCGGCGTCCCGCAGCCGGTCCAGCGCCACCCGGTCGGCCTCCGGGCCGGCCGGTGAGGGGCGGAGCGCGCAGACGAACGTGACCCGGCCGCCCGCCGGTGTGCGGAGGACCGGGAGCAGGACCGCGCGCGAACCCGGGTCGGTCCACTGCGCGTCGTCGATCAGGACGACGAGCTTGTCGCACGCCGTGACGGCCGCTCGCAGCTCGGCGGCCAGCTGACGGCCGGCGTCCGGGCGCGGCGCCGGGGCGGCGGCCTTGACCGTGCGCCCGGGGGCGCCGTTCCGGTTCAGGACGGCGAGCTCGGCGGACAGCCGGGCGGCCACGGAGTAGGGGCGGCCGTGCTCGGTGCGCGCCACCCGCAGGGTCAGGGTGGTGAGGCCGCGCGCGGCCAACTCGTCCCGGACGGCCGTCAGTACGGCGCTGCGCCCGATCCCGGCCGGGCCCGTGACCAGGATCAGCGAGGCGGCGTCCGGGGAGGTGGCGGTGTCGACGACGCGCGCGACGGAGGCGTCACGACCGAACAGCGGCGGCACCGGCCCGTCGGGACCGGCCGCACCGTGCCAGGGGGTGATCACCTCACCAGTATGCCCGGACTCGGCCCGATAGGGCATGTGAGCGAATCGACGGCGTTAAGGGGGTACGGGGTGGGGAGTTGACTCCGGGACGGGCGGGCCCCGGACCCGTCCGCGGCACCGGTGCCGGCACGGGCAGGGGGCGGGGCGGGCCGGCGGCCCGCGGGTCCTCGCCGCCCGGGGCGTCAGGAGAGGAGACCGGCAATGGCCCGAGCGCGTACGGCGGTCCGTGGCAGGGATCAGGAGCTGGCGGTGGTGCGCGACGCACTGGCAGCCGGCGGCGGACGTCTGATCGTCCTCAAGGGGCAGCCCGGTATCGGCAGAACCGCGCTGCTGGACGAGGCGGAGCGGATGCTGCGCGCGGCCGGGTTACGCGTCCTGCCGGTGCGCCCGGGCGCCGGCCAGGACAGCCGCGGCGACGACGCGTTCGCCCTCGCACCGCTGGTGCGCACCGTGCGCGACCGGTTCGAGGAGTTCCGGGAGGCCGGGCCGGCCGACGCGCTCGCCGCGGTGGCCCGGCTGAGCGACGCGGCGGGACGGGACACCGGCGGATGGAGGCCGTCCATCGTAACCGCGCTGGGCGAACTGTTCGACGGGATCGGCCGCCAGGGGCGCACCGCGGTCCTGGCCGACGACGTGCACGCGGTCGCCGAGCCCGCCCCCGTGCTCACCGCGGCACGCCGCTCCGGACACCTGGTGCTCGCCACGTGCGAGACGGGCGCGGAGCACTCCCCGGGCCTCGCCGAACTGCTGGCCGCCGCCGACCGGGTGGTGACCCTCGGGCCGCTGGCCGGCGACGTGGCCGAGTCACTGGTGCGCCGCGCGCAGGGCGCGCGCCTCGACGAGGCGGTGCCGGGCATCCTGCGCACCGCTCTGGGCCCGTTGTTCGGCAACCCCGGCACCGTGCTGGCCACCCTCGCCGATCTGCGCGCACGGGGGCGGCTGACCGTCTTCCGCGGCCGGCTGTGCCTGCGCGCACCGTCGGAGCCGATCGAACTGCCCGCCGGCCACCACCTCCTGCGCCGGGCCGCCGCTCTCGGCGACCCCGCGGCGCGGCTGCTGTCTTCGGTCGCCGTGTGGGACGGCGTCAACGTCACCGATCTGCCGCTGCTCGCCGAGGTGATCGGAACCGGCCTCACCGACTGCGGCCGCGTGCTCGACCAGTTGATCGAAGCCGAGGTGCTGGTCGCCGACCCGGCGGGCCATGTGAGCTGCCGGTGCCCCGCCCTGGCGGCCTCCGCCGCCGGCGGGCCGGGCCACCACGGCGGCGCCGCGCTGCACGCGGCGGTCGCCGAACGGCTGCTGGCCCGGCACCGGCGGAGCGGCGGCGTCGACCCCGTGGTGCTCGCCGACCACATCGCGCGCGGCGGGGCGGCGGTCGCGCTCGAAGCGCCCATGGTCACCCGGCTGCTGGAGCTGGCGGAGGACGCCGAGCGGGAGCAGCCGGAGCGCGCGGCCCTGTGGTGCGCGGCCGCGCTGCGCCGCCTGACCCCGGGCGGGCCGGAACACGCCCGTACGCTCACCCGGCTGCTGGATCTCGTCCTCCGGACGGGCCGGTACGAGCTGCTGCGCGACGCGCTCACCCAGTACGCGGAACAGGGCTCCGGGGAAGCGGAACAGGGCCGCGCCCGGAGCTCGTCGGCGGAGATCCGCCTCGCCGCTTTTCTGGTCGCCCTGCACTCCGGTGAGCCGCCGGCCGAGGAGGCCGTACGGTCGCTGCTGGACGAGGGCGTCACGGGCCGCGAGCCGATCGGATTCGCGGAGTGGTGGTTCGGCCGCCCGGCGGGGCCCGGCGGGGTGCCCGGGGCGGGCGGGTCGGTCGGCTCGGCAGGACCGGCAGGACTTGCCGCACCGGCAGCACCGGCGGACCCGGCAGTACCGGCAGACCCGGCCGGCGGCCGTGAGCTGTTCCCGGCCGACCGGATGGAGCTGCTGACGACCGCGCTCTCCGGCGACCCCGCCGCCTGCGAGCGGGCCTGGCGCCGCTCGGGCCGGGCGCCGTCCGCCCGGGACGTGGGCCGGCTGCACTGCGCGGCCGCGGTGGGCGACATCGCCTCCGTGGCGGAGCTCGTGCTCGGTGCCGGCCACCGGGTTCCCGCGACCGGTGTGCTCGGCGTGTACCGCCGGGTGGTGCGCGACTACGCCGCTGCCGACTGGTCGCAGGCCATGTCCGCGGTCCGGGAACTGGAACTGTCGTACACCGGGGACACGCTGGCGCACCAGGCGGCTCGTCTGTTCGCCGCCGACATCTGCGCCGCCCGCGGGGAGCCCGGGCAGGCGGCCCAGTGGCTGGACGACGCGGTGCCGGTGCCCGGGCTCGCCGTGATGCGTGCCTGGGTGCGGATCGGCCTGCTGAACCGCACGGGCGGTGACCGGCGGGCCGCGCCGCTGGCCCTGCGGGTCAGCCGCCGGCAGCGCGCGGCCGGGCAGCGCGCGGGCCTGCACCTCCTGCTGATGCGGGCGGTGCGGACCGCCGCGTTCGCCGACGACCACGACGGCGCGGCCGGCCTGCTGGAGGAGATCGAACTCCTGCGCGACGAGACCGGGACGGAAGCGGCGGAGAGCCTCTTC from the Streptomyces xinghaiensis S187 genome contains:
- a CDS encoding helix-turn-helix transcriptional regulator, with product MARARTAVRGRDQELAVVRDALAAGGGRLIVLKGQPGIGRTALLDEAERMLRAAGLRVLPVRPGAGQDSRGDDAFALAPLVRTVRDRFEEFREAGPADALAAVARLSDAAGRDTGGWRPSIVTALGELFDGIGRQGRTAVLADDVHAVAEPAPVLTAARRSGHLVLATCETGAEHSPGLAELLAAADRVVTLGPLAGDVAESLVRRAQGARLDEAVPGILRTALGPLFGNPGTVLATLADLRARGRLTVFRGRLCLRAPSEPIELPAGHHLLRRAAALGDPAARLLSSVAVWDGVNVTDLPLLAEVIGTGLTDCGRVLDQLIEAEVLVADPAGHVSCRCPALAASAAGGPGHHGGAALHAAVAERLLARHRRSGGVDPVVLADHIARGGAAVALEAPMVTRLLELAEDAEREQPERAALWCAAALRRLTPGGPEHARTLTRLLDLVLRTGRYELLRDALTQYAEQGSGEAEQGRARSSSAEIRLAAFLVALHSGEPPAEEAVRSLLDEGVTGREPIGFAEWWFGRPAGPGGVPGAGGSVGSAGPAGLAAPAAPADPAVPADPAGGRELFPADRMELLTTALSGDPAACERAWRRSGRAPSARDVGRLHCAAAVGDIASVAELVLGAGHRVPATGVLGVYRRVVRDYAAADWSQAMSAVRELELSYTGDTLAHQAARLFAADICAARGEPGQAAQWLDDAVPVPGLAVMRAWVRIGLLNRTGGDRRAAPLALRVSRRQRAAGQRAGLHLLLMRAVRTAAFADDHDGAAGLLEEIELLRDETGTEAAESLFLARALVHRDVQEARLATDLTRERGDLPSLMDSCLVIARFAEDPRPWLREAHALATRCGASSLLERVRAVTRERGVPAPRARGRREALAATERRIIELIGEGLTNRQIALRLQVSEKTVENHLTRLFARTGCRSRVELAAASLGGRLTQAVT